In Candidatus Nitronauta litoralis, one DNA window encodes the following:
- a CDS encoding undecaprenyl/decaprenyl-phosphate alpha-N-acetylglucosaminyl 1-phosphate transferase, with amino-acid sequence MIANHPISGPTFLAAYLLTLVLSGGIAYTTIVFLKGDSRLAKLIHTQVNTGKPGVVSFGGVAVMVSFFFTLWTAPYLLSLHPDYNTLFLGITLGGALMFLLGIYDDLVVARPWTKLVAQIAIAIGLYYFGFRIDRIGDWWELGPLSPVVTVLWIVGISNSLNLIDGKDGLAGGLIFLSCLTLTLVYLERKIFGPSFLSVILSGSVFGFLLFNYPPAKIILGDTGSLPLGLIISLVTLLPLAQGFTDEIYYLIPVVTLLVPITDTIWAFVRRVSKGISPFSRDAEHFHHRLERLGQTPTKTIFILLGIAFYFDLWSLIPAFNINLIPKFTPIFFIFIVVHLVFLITWLRRKERDLKS; translated from the coding sequence ATGATTGCCAACCACCCTATTTCAGGTCCTACCTTCCTCGCTGCGTATCTATTGACTCTGGTATTGTCAGGGGGAATTGCCTACACCACTATTGTGTTTTTGAAAGGGGATAGCCGTCTGGCCAAATTGATCCACACCCAGGTTAATACTGGCAAGCCCGGGGTGGTTTCATTTGGGGGTGTAGCGGTGATGGTTTCATTTTTTTTCACTCTTTGGACAGCCCCCTATCTGCTCAGCCTCCACCCGGATTACAACACATTATTCCTGGGGATCACCCTCGGCGGTGCCCTCATGTTTCTCCTCGGAATATACGATGATCTCGTGGTTGCACGACCCTGGACAAAACTCGTAGCGCAGATCGCCATCGCCATTGGTTTGTACTATTTCGGATTCAGGATTGACCGTATTGGGGACTGGTGGGAATTGGGACCGTTGTCGCCTGTGGTAACCGTTCTGTGGATCGTGGGGATTTCCAACTCCCTCAACCTGATTGACGGTAAAGATGGTCTTGCCGGCGGCCTGATTTTTCTTTCCTGCCTTACCTTAACCCTGGTTTATCTGGAACGAAAAATTTTTGGTCCTTCATTTTTATCTGTGATTCTATCCGGAAGTGTCTTCGGCTTTCTTCTATTCAACTATCCGCCAGCAAAAATAATTCTGGGAGACACAGGAAGCCTGCCATTGGGGCTGATTATTTCACTTGTAACTTTACTCCCACTGGCACAAGGGTTCACCGATGAAATTTACTACCTCATTCCTGTGGTAACGTTACTGGTTCCCATTACAGACACGATCTGGGCCTTTGTGCGCCGGGTAAGCAAAGGGATCAGTCCTTTCAGCCGGGATGCAGAACATTTCCACCATCGACTTGAACGGTTGGGACAAACACCCACCAAAACCATTTTCATATTGCTCGGTATTGCGTTCTATTTCGATCTCTGGTCATTGATTCCGGCCTTCAACATCAACCTGATCCCCAAGTTCACTCCGATTTTCTTTATATTCATCGTCGTCCACCTGGTTTTTCTGATCACCTGGCTGCGCCGCAAGGAGCGGGACCTGAAATCGTGA
- a CDS encoding glycosyltransferase family 2 protein, with protein MDLSYIIVNYRSSRKLLRCLESIRASEFSGEKEILVIDNSDVDSGIPIVRETFPEINLIRNEENIGFGRACNQAAKLATGRHLFFVNPDATLDPQTTASLSCYLDDHPNAGAAGPKVLNQDGTLQFSCRRFPTIWSGLFNRYSLFTRLFPNNKYSRHYLMSYMDHNATQTVDWISGCCLMVKNDVFNKAGMFDEKFFLFIEDVDLCKTIWANGFEVVYHPETSITHISSMNQRASINSIIKRHQGMSHYHRKHIKGNILTRTILDGMITLRCGLQLMLNFFR; from the coding sequence GTGGACCTTTCTTATATTATCGTCAATTATCGTAGCAGTCGCAAACTATTGCGCTGCCTGGAGTCCATTCGTGCATCAGAATTCTCCGGGGAAAAAGAGATCCTGGTGATCGACAACAGCGATGTCGATTCCGGCATCCCGATTGTCCGTGAAACATTTCCGGAAATTAATTTGATTCGAAATGAGGAGAATATCGGATTTGGCCGTGCCTGCAACCAGGCTGCAAAGTTGGCCACGGGTCGGCATCTGTTTTTCGTTAACCCGGATGCGACTCTGGACCCGCAAACCACAGCCAGCCTTTCCTGTTATCTGGACGACCATCCGAATGCAGGTGCTGCAGGTCCAAAAGTTTTAAACCAGGATGGAACTCTCCAATTCTCCTGCAGGCGTTTCCCTACTATCTGGTCGGGGCTTTTCAATCGTTATTCACTCTTCACTCGATTGTTTCCCAATAATAAATACAGCCGACATTACCTGATGTCTTATATGGACCATAATGCAACGCAAACTGTTGATTGGATCTCAGGCTGCTGTCTGATGGTAAAGAACGACGTGTTTAACAAAGCCGGGATGTTTGATGAAAAGTTTTTTCTTTTTATCGAGGATGTCGATTTGTGCAAAACCATCTGGGCAAATGGATTCGAGGTTGTCTACCATCCTGAAACATCGATCACTCACATCTCTTCAATGAACCAGCGCGCCTCGATCAATTCAATTATTAAACGACATCAAGGCATGAGCCATTACCACCGCAAACACATAAAAGGAAACATTTTAACCCGCACAATTCTTGACGGAATGATCACCTTGCGATGCGGCCTTCAACTTATGTTGAATTTTTTTCGCTGA
- a CDS encoding SUMF1/EgtB/PvdO family nonheme iron enzyme, producing the protein MLWMRKFNCLYTAAFALWALTGLLTTTGFAADAVKLDAMIRAADDALGKKELEKARKLYSEILEKDPKNWRVMFALAGIYFDTKQYQASQNLVNKILAMPVANGRNVKVFYPDSAEGEPAELVDEIVLPPQRTKNNMRNYLDVKGNAPIPHYRLFFKNTDKMELVPQSVVRIEYDGVLRRAYEEVQEFSLKVDRALVAKGGTSGTTEVVKIKGGCFQMGNKEGTPLEKPVHEVCLNDFDMDKYEVTQAQYQAVMDDNPSQVIGADRPVEHLTWFEADRYCANVGRRLPTEAEWEYAARGNTTTNFYWGDTVKGKEANFCDKNCTLNIRVASIDDGYETTAPVGKFPPNPLGLHDMAGNVAEWVSDWWDPNYYRYSPKDNPKGPRPLDHKIIRGGGWHNTAGFIRTSNRTGFWPNFRSDGLGFRCVSK; encoded by the coding sequence ATGCTCTGGATGAGAAAATTTAACTGTTTATATACTGCAGCTTTTGCTTTGTGGGCTCTGACTGGACTCCTGACAACAACGGGTTTTGCGGCGGATGCTGTCAAACTTGATGCCATGATCCGTGCGGCGGATGATGCCCTTGGGAAAAAAGAGTTGGAAAAAGCCCGTAAACTTTATTCAGAAATTCTGGAGAAAGACCCCAAAAACTGGCGGGTGATGTTTGCTCTTGCTGGAATCTATTTTGATACCAAGCAGTACCAGGCGTCTCAGAATCTGGTGAATAAAATTCTGGCGATGCCGGTTGCAAACGGTCGCAATGTTAAAGTTTTTTATCCTGACTCAGCTGAAGGTGAACCGGCGGAACTGGTAGATGAAATCGTTTTGCCGCCCCAGCGTACAAAAAACAACATGCGCAATTATCTTGATGTAAAAGGCAACGCGCCCATTCCCCATTACCGACTGTTCTTTAAAAATACCGACAAGATGGAACTGGTACCCCAAAGCGTGGTTCGCATAGAATACGATGGGGTTTTAAGAAGGGCCTACGAGGAAGTCCAGGAGTTTTCACTAAAAGTTGATCGTGCGCTTGTTGCAAAGGGTGGGACAAGTGGAACGACTGAAGTTGTCAAGATCAAGGGAGGGTGTTTCCAGATGGGCAACAAGGAAGGCACTCCCCTGGAAAAACCCGTCCATGAGGTTTGCCTTAATGATTTTGACATGGATAAATATGAGGTCACCCAGGCCCAATATCAAGCTGTGATGGATGACAACCCTTCACAAGTGATTGGCGCAGACAGACCGGTTGAGCATTTGACCTGGTTTGAGGCGGATCGTTATTGCGCCAATGTGGGTCGCCGTCTGCCCACTGAAGCTGAATGGGAATATGCCGCTCGTGGTAACACCACGACCAATTTTTACTGGGGTGATACGGTGAAAGGCAAGGAAGCTAACTTTTGCGATAAAAACTGTACGCTCAATATTCGTGTTGCCAGTATTGACGATGGGTACGAGACAACTGCACCGGTAGGCAAATTCCCGCCTAACCCATTAGGGTTGCACGATATGGCGGGCAATGTGGCTGAATGGGTGAGTGACTGGTGGGATCCGAATTATTACCGATACAGTCCAAAGGATAATCCGAAAGGACCCCGCCCGCTGGATCACAAAATTATTCGCGGGGGTGGCTGGCACAATACAGCCGGTTTTATTCGGACATCAAACCGCACCGGTTTCTGGCCCAACTTCAGGAGTGATGGACTCGGTTTCCGCTGTGTCTCCAAATAG
- a CDS encoding DUF2750 domain-containing protein, which yields MSQEMDENQFQTLIKLDPGQRYRFAIQKFIETEEVWSLAEDQLWAVGQDPMGRQFLPIWPHPDLANRCRTNNWTGYHPRVITLKAWQERWISGIHSANKFISVFPVPKAGAVMVSPERMRRDLDAQMNLGNQ from the coding sequence ATGTCTCAGGAAATGGACGAAAATCAGTTTCAAACACTAATAAAACTTGACCCTGGTCAACGCTACCGGTTCGCCATCCAAAAGTTTATTGAAACGGAGGAAGTGTGGAGCCTTGCGGAGGACCAGTTGTGGGCTGTAGGTCAGGACCCGATGGGCCGACAATTTCTGCCTATTTGGCCACATCCGGATCTTGCGAATCGTTGCCGCACAAACAACTGGACCGGGTATCATCCCAGAGTGATCACCCTAAAAGCCTGGCAGGAACGATGGATCTCCGGTATTCACAGTGCAAACAAATTTATCTCCGTCTTTCCCGTACCCAAAGCCGGTGCGGTGATGGTTTCCCCCGAACGCATGCGGCGCGACCTCGACGCACAAATGAATCTGGGGAATCAGTGA
- a CDS encoding long-chain fatty acid--CoA ligase, with product MALEFYKELQEHAQNQPDHPAIIETQETITYKQLLDRVERFAGGLDALDPGPESKLAIMGLNQSETLISMLGAFLKGVPVVPYNYLLTPDDLVYITQDAGVDLMMVNPAFIKDETSPFFKSFRHRILTGPEQGHDFPKEATHSFTTFVEQGDREKGKVRISRPDQVPDMILYTSGTTARPKGVGLNESQFYDNTSGVREHLPFTPEDRAIMALPLFHSFGNIIALVFLRAGGTLILIPQFQPKSILQGITEHKATVLPLVPTIYSFLVQLYQRGEYDATSLNYCISGGAALPHALLHQVEKTLGCTVLEGYGLTETSPVIAVNTMQHGSVVGSVGPVLPNVDVKIVDDQGKEVTQGEVGEILCKAPTVMQGYWKKPEETKEVLTEDGWLKTGDLGHLDEQGRLYISAGRKKDLIIRAGENISPLAIENVLMNHPAVAEVAAIGVPHERMGEQVKVCLVLREGAEATIQDLRNYCREKMPAFMTPDSFELYEALPKTPTGKVLKTQLRGEAANT from the coding sequence ATGGCCCTGGAATTCTACAAAGAACTACAAGAACACGCACAAAACCAGCCGGATCATCCGGCCATTATTGAAACTCAGGAAACTATTACCTACAAACAGCTTCTGGACCGGGTGGAGAGGTTCGCTGGAGGGTTGGATGCACTTGATCCCGGCCCCGAAAGCAAACTGGCCATTATGGGATTGAACCAGAGCGAAACTCTGATTTCCATGTTGGGAGCTTTTTTAAAGGGAGTACCAGTCGTTCCCTATAATTATTTGCTCACACCCGACGACCTGGTGTACATCACTCAGGATGCAGGAGTCGACTTGATGATGGTCAATCCTGCTTTCATCAAGGATGAAACCAGTCCTTTCTTTAAAAGTTTTCGCCACCGCATTCTTACCGGCCCTGAACAAGGCCATGATTTTCCCAAAGAAGCGACCCATTCTTTCACCACGTTTGTCGAACAAGGCGATCGGGAAAAAGGGAAAGTACGTATTTCCCGGCCCGATCAGGTACCAGATATGATTCTCTACACTTCCGGTACCACAGCGCGTCCCAAGGGAGTAGGACTGAATGAATCCCAGTTTTACGATAATACCAGTGGTGTTCGTGAACACCTGCCCTTCACTCCGGAAGACCGTGCCATTATGGCATTGCCGCTGTTTCACTCCTTCGGAAACATCATCGCGCTTGTGTTTTTAAGAGCTGGAGGTACTTTGATTTTGATTCCACAGTTCCAGCCAAAGTCAATTTTGCAGGGCATTACGGAACACAAGGCTACGGTGTTGCCACTGGTCCCAACAATCTATTCATTTCTGGTCCAGCTCTACCAGCGTGGAGAATACGATGCCACTTCCTTGAACTATTGCATATCGGGAGGAGCAGCCCTGCCCCATGCCTTATTGCACCAAGTCGAAAAAACTCTTGGTTGCACAGTGCTGGAAGGCTATGGCCTCACAGAAACCTCGCCGGTGATCGCTGTCAATACCATGCAGCACGGTAGTGTCGTCGGATCGGTAGGCCCGGTTCTCCCAAATGTTGACGTTAAAATTGTGGATGATCAGGGAAAAGAAGTTACACAGGGCGAGGTGGGTGAAATTCTGTGTAAAGCGCCAACCGTGATGCAGGGTTACTGGAAAAAACCGGAGGAAACTAAAGAAGTATTAACAGAAGATGGCTGGTTGAAAACCGGGGATCTCGGTCATCTGGACGAACAAGGGCGATTGTATATTTCTGCCGGGCGCAAGAAGGACCTCATCATCCGTGCCGGTGAAAATATTTCACCACTCGCCATTGAAAATGTACTCATGAACCACCCTGCCGTAGCAGAAGTTGCCGCTATTGGGGTTCCGCATGAACGAATGGGCGAACAGGTAAAGGTTTGTCTGGTTCTGCGGGAAGGAGCAGAGGCAACCATACAGGACCTGCGCAATTACTGTCGGGAAAAAATGCCTGCATTCATGACACCAGACAGCTTTGAATTATACGAGGCACTTCCCAAAACCCCGACGGGCAAGGTCTTGAAAACTCAACTCAGGGGAGAAGCTGCTAACACCTGA
- a CDS encoding HlyD family efflux transporter periplasmic adaptor subunit, whose product MMLPVEIGKVEFRSIVDEVRAVGNIVADQRVILKSEVRGKLVEFPVKEGQRVRAGHLVAQIDPREYRLQVERLHADLVSAQKDLDMAEEGARPEDQARLKAQEQARASALDLARKEEIRFRKLVEEGVISQSQYDTVKDRVLQAEESFRASKAELAAGKKGREEDIHKMRAQLESMTKQLEMAELDLEKTSIIAPYNGVLLSREVEVGAYLKDGDSVAEMIGASSLKALIELPQSYRSRLRELREIEFYIPELGIRFKEKSRLKSRVRIIPDASIFSGNIQAQVELSNPDPKLFPGVTLEAYLRFNVRKNVKHVPSISLVIGEQGTIVYVARDGKAALVPVKAGLERDGWVEVTDFTNQLTQQTNLIIRGSGAVFPGASVMATIGGPKGPPGGGPPGAGPPGKPKGKKPGGGPPEKGKGPGSPSKGPAKGQSKENPPARNAEKPASSSPAKASGQPETKPTGKPS is encoded by the coding sequence ATGATGCTGCCTGTGGAAATAGGCAAAGTGGAATTCCGTTCCATTGTTGACGAGGTGCGTGCAGTTGGAAATATTGTCGCGGACCAGCGGGTCATCCTGAAATCAGAAGTGAGAGGCAAGCTTGTCGAGTTTCCGGTTAAGGAAGGGCAGCGTGTTCGGGCGGGTCATCTCGTCGCCCAGATCGACCCGAGAGAATACCGTTTACAGGTAGAACGATTGCATGCTGATTTGGTCAGCGCGCAAAAAGATTTGGATATGGCGGAGGAGGGTGCGCGTCCTGAAGATCAGGCCCGGTTGAAAGCCCAGGAACAGGCAAGAGCCAGTGCTCTGGACCTTGCAAGGAAAGAAGAAATACGTTTCCGCAAGCTGGTTGAAGAAGGGGTGATCTCACAATCCCAGTACGATACTGTAAAGGATCGTGTTCTTCAGGCTGAAGAAAGTTTCCGAGCGAGTAAGGCTGAGCTTGCCGCAGGGAAAAAAGGACGGGAAGAAGACATTCACAAAATGCGCGCCCAACTGGAGTCGATGACCAAACAACTGGAAATGGCTGAACTGGATCTGGAGAAAACATCGATTATAGCTCCTTACAATGGAGTTCTCCTGTCGCGTGAGGTGGAAGTAGGGGCCTACCTGAAAGATGGCGATAGTGTTGCCGAAATGATCGGCGCTTCATCATTAAAAGCCCTGATTGAATTGCCTCAATCGTATCGTTCCCGCTTAAGGGAATTGAGAGAAATAGAATTTTATATTCCGGAACTGGGTATCCGCTTTAAGGAAAAGTCGCGGTTGAAATCGCGGGTCCGGATTATTCCGGATGCGAGTATTTTTTCCGGCAACATTCAAGCTCAGGTGGAGTTGAGCAATCCGGATCCCAAACTGTTTCCCGGTGTCACGCTGGAAGCCTATCTTCGGTTCAATGTTCGAAAAAATGTCAAGCATGTGCCTTCGATATCCCTTGTAATCGGTGAACAAGGAACCATTGTTTATGTTGCCCGTGATGGCAAAGCTGCCCTCGTTCCGGTTAAGGCAGGACTGGAACGGGATGGTTGGGTAGAGGTTACCGATTTCACTAACCAACTTACTCAACAGACAAATTTGATCATTCGTGGTTCAGGAGCGGTTTTCCCCGGGGCCAGTGTAATGGCAACCATCGGGGGGCCAAAAGGACCGCCTGGTGGAGGACCCCCGGGAGCGGGTCCGCCAGGAAAACCCAAAGGCAAAAAACCAGGTGGTGGTCCGCCTGAAAAAGGCAAAGGTCCAGGAAGCCCCTCAAAAGGGCCAGCCAAAGGTCAATCCAAAGAAAACCCTCCAGCCAGGAATGCTGAAAAACCGGCAAGTAGTTCCCCGGCGAAAGCTTCGGGCCAGCCGGAAACCAAACCAACCGGGAAACCCTCATGA
- a CDS encoding efflux RND transporter permease subunit yields the protein MKLVDYSIRNYHTVTVAIVMAAVIGTLCYEILPRQLTPTVDKPLIEVTTSYRGLSPNEVERNITRRLEDQLENVESLKKMTSRSQHGESSITLEFDWGVDKKTTMIDVNNKLQQVKDLPVLADKPTMKSVSSDNSQPIMWIIVQKPNEKMQELGKNKMFEIGEDLIKPVLNRVEGVGDVWHFGGEEREMRVEFDPYAMARLHLTYSEVISRLSNENQNTRAGFHDETKREYTVRTLGEFKSPEDIMDTVVKRDGEKTIRVRDFATVVDGYKRTTSIVRINGQMSNAFGVIREAGANVVKTCNLARETVEELNQELINRGIPMRLKIVYQDVDYINEAMELVKDNLGLGAILAIAVLLFFLGSFRSVLIISISIPVSLVSVFIVLKLLDRSINIISLAGMAFAVGMVVDNSIVVLENIYRHLTMRKGVLRAAYDGTVEVWGAVLSSTLTTLAVFLPIVFVQEEAGQLFRDIAITISASIALSLLVSITVIPTLATLLIKLKPGEEYDTGFFNKGWFRPFLWIGNNTKKGYDRLLRFLLGKGFAKTVLKGAIITGICSLLVLSTKILPDRDYLPFGNSNMVFMFIEPVAGMPVDQNMKFMAPYEKKITQMEDVEHNFLVFSNRFNGGGAIIYPELAGGQRGEVKMAVKSREMGGEIFTIPGYRFAFASQRPIFSSANKTFDVEIVGPDMLVLKNTAISLIGQISQTKGVHSVRPEFKFGNPELRFLPKRELSARLNMGVPEVGRVVEALNAGTYLGEFNDRGEPIDFVLVQKKDGKKMGLQDYRDLPVWSAGGRMTHLGHLVNVETAAGPARIDHIEKERSIKLLVQVKKEFPMQKVIDQVEDKILDGQRLSLGPEYGLRVGGSADDLASTTQSLLNSFWYAVGFIYLLLVALFKSFLRPFIVMLTVALAVSGSFFGIAGNNLWQKGSIRRYLEDFNVPNPEQMLDGWNWITFDILTQLGIIILAGIVVNNAILIVHQMLNNIREGMDERKALLESCETRLRPIMMTVISSISGMIPLAFGEGSGTELYRGMGTALIGGLAFSSLFTLFLIPVLISFMTDLGFHTRREDLVKESLADNEAASAANH from the coding sequence ATGAAGCTGGTCGATTACTCTATTCGTAACTACCATACTGTGACGGTTGCCATTGTGATGGCGGCAGTGATCGGGACGTTGTGTTACGAAATTCTGCCGCGCCAGCTCACGCCAACTGTCGATAAGCCTCTCATTGAGGTGACCACTTCCTACCGCGGTCTCTCCCCCAACGAAGTCGAACGCAACATCACCCGCCGTCTTGAAGACCAGTTGGAAAATGTTGAGAGTCTGAAAAAAATGACCTCGCGTTCCCAGCACGGTGAAAGCTCGATCACCCTTGAGTTCGATTGGGGGGTGGACAAAAAGACCACGATGATCGATGTGAACAACAAGCTGCAACAGGTGAAGGACCTGCCGGTGCTTGCGGACAAGCCCACCATGAAATCGGTGTCTTCGGATAACTCCCAGCCGATCATGTGGATTATCGTGCAAAAGCCGAATGAAAAAATGCAGGAACTCGGCAAGAACAAAATGTTCGAGATCGGTGAAGATCTCATCAAACCCGTACTCAATCGTGTCGAAGGGGTTGGGGATGTCTGGCACTTTGGCGGTGAAGAACGCGAGATGCGTGTGGAGTTTGACCCCTATGCGATGGCGCGGCTGCACTTAACCTATTCCGAGGTAATTTCCCGTCTTTCCAATGAAAACCAGAACACGCGCGCAGGTTTTCACGATGAAACCAAACGCGAATACACGGTACGCACACTCGGAGAGTTTAAAAGTCCAGAAGATATTATGGACACGGTGGTCAAACGCGATGGTGAAAAAACCATCCGGGTACGCGATTTTGCCACAGTGGTCGATGGTTATAAGAGGACGACCTCTATCGTTCGAATCAATGGTCAAATGTCGAACGCTTTCGGTGTTATTCGTGAAGCGGGTGCCAATGTGGTCAAGACCTGCAACCTGGCACGGGAAACGGTGGAGGAACTCAATCAGGAGTTGATCAATCGCGGTATCCCGATGCGGCTGAAAATTGTTTATCAGGACGTGGACTATATCAATGAAGCCATGGAGCTGGTGAAAGACAATCTCGGTCTGGGGGCAATTCTCGCGATTGCAGTCCTCCTGTTTTTTCTGGGTTCTTTCCGCTCGGTTCTCATCATCAGCATCAGTATCCCGGTCAGTCTGGTCAGTGTGTTCATTGTTCTTAAGTTACTCGACCGTTCAATCAATATTATTTCTCTGGCGGGTATGGCGTTCGCAGTGGGAATGGTGGTCGACAATTCAATCGTGGTTCTCGAAAATATTTATCGTCACCTCACCATGCGTAAAGGCGTGCTTCGTGCTGCTTACGATGGAACGGTTGAAGTTTGGGGTGCAGTCCTGTCTTCCACATTGACCACGCTTGCGGTTTTCTTGCCCATTGTTTTTGTGCAGGAGGAGGCCGGACAATTGTTTCGCGATATTGCGATCACTATCAGTGCCAGCATAGCGTTGTCCCTTCTGGTTTCCATTACAGTGATTCCAACTCTCGCAACCCTTTTGATCAAATTGAAGCCGGGGGAAGAATACGATACAGGATTTTTTAATAAAGGCTGGTTTCGACCCTTCTTGTGGATCGGAAACAATACGAAAAAGGGTTATGACCGATTGTTACGTTTTTTGCTGGGGAAGGGATTTGCGAAAACAGTTTTAAAGGGAGCCATCATCACAGGAATTTGTTCCCTGCTGGTATTGAGTACCAAAATATTGCCGGATCGTGATTACCTTCCCTTTGGTAACAGCAATATGGTGTTTATGTTCATCGAGCCGGTTGCAGGTATGCCAGTCGATCAGAATATGAAGTTCATGGCTCCTTATGAAAAAAAGATCACGCAGATGGAGGATGTGGAACATAATTTTCTGGTGTTCTCCAATCGTTTCAATGGTGGGGGGGCTATTATTTACCCTGAGTTGGCTGGGGGGCAGCGCGGCGAAGTTAAAATGGCTGTTAAATCCAGGGAAATGGGAGGAGAAATATTCACCATACCCGGTTACCGGTTTGCTTTTGCCTCACAACGTCCCATCTTCTCTTCAGCTAATAAAACATTTGATGTGGAAATCGTTGGGCCCGACATGCTGGTGTTGAAAAACACAGCCATCTCCCTGATCGGTCAGATATCCCAAACTAAAGGCGTTCATTCAGTTCGGCCGGAGTTCAAGTTTGGAAACCCGGAACTTCGATTTCTACCGAAACGGGAATTGAGTGCGCGTCTGAATATGGGGGTGCCCGAGGTGGGGCGGGTGGTAGAAGCTCTCAACGCAGGAACTTATCTTGGGGAATTTAATGACCGTGGGGAGCCGATTGATTTTGTCCTGGTGCAAAAAAAGGACGGAAAGAAGATGGGTCTCCAGGACTATCGCGACCTTCCTGTCTGGTCTGCCGGTGGACGCATGACGCATCTGGGTCATCTGGTAAATGTCGAAACGGCGGCAGGTCCAGCGCGAATCGATCACATCGAAAAGGAAAGGTCGATCAAACTGTTGGTGCAGGTGAAAAAAGAGTTTCCCATGCAGAAAGTTATCGATCAGGTAGAAGATAAAATCCTGGATGGACAGCGTTTATCTCTCGGTCCGGAGTATGGGCTTCGGGTAGGCGGTTCGGCGGATGATCTGGCCTCGACCACCCAGTCCCTGCTCAACAGCTTCTGGTATGCCGTCGGATTTATTTATCTTCTGCTGGTGGCCTTGTTCAAGTCATTTTTACGGCCCTTTATTGTGATGCTGACTGTTGCCTTGGCGGTGAGTGGATCGTTTTTCGGAATTGCGGGGAACAATCTCTGGCAAAAAGGGAGCATTCGGAGGTACCTCGAAGATTTTAATGTGCCGAACCCGGAGCAGATGCTGGACGGTTGGAACTGGATCACGTTTGATATTTTGACCCAATTAGGCATAATCATACTTGCCGGGATTGTGGTGAATAATGCGATATTGATTGTTCATCAGATGCTCAATAATATTCGGGAAGGAATGGACGAAAGGAAAGCGTTGCTGGAATCCTGCGAAACCCGTTTGCGGCCCATCATGATGACGGTTATTTCCAGCATTTCAGGCATGATTCCGTTGGCATTTGGTGAGGGATCCGGGACAGAATTGTACCGGGGGATGGGAACGGCACTTATTGGAGGGTTGGCATTTTCTTCGCTGTTTACTTTATTCCTGATACCCGTTTTAATATCTTTTATGACAGACCTTGGATTTCACACCAGGCGTGAAGACCTGGTTAAAGAATCGCTGGCGGACAATGAAGCTGCTTCTGCTGCGAATCATTAG